The following coding sequences lie in one Streptomyces sp. NBC_00510 genomic window:
- a CDS encoding amidohydrolase family protein, whose protein sequence is MADREGTHALHVKGRILAGPQDVRDELWVVGGRVTYERPAGLRDLTTVQGWVLPGLVDAHCHVGLDQHGPVDPGISEKQALTDRDTGTLLLRDAGSPSDTRWIDDREDLPRIIRAGRHIARTRRYIRNYAWEIEPEDLVAHVRREARRGDGWVKLVGDWIDRDTGDLSACWPRGAVEAAIAAAHEEGARVTAHCFAEDSLRDLVEAGIDCVEHATGLTQDTIPLFAEHQVAIVPTLVNIATFPDLADGGQAKFPRWADHMRRLHARRYDTVRAAHDAGIRIFAGTDAGGSLAHGLVAGEVAELVTAGLPALDALSAATWSAREWLGRDGLTEGASADLVVYPDDPRADVRVLAAPRRIVLRGRVVG, encoded by the coding sequence ATGGCTGATCGCGAGGGGACGCACGCACTGCACGTCAAGGGCCGCATCCTGGCCGGGCCGCAGGACGTACGGGACGAGCTCTGGGTGGTCGGCGGGCGCGTCACCTACGAGCGCCCCGCCGGTCTCCGCGACCTCACCACCGTGCAGGGCTGGGTCCTGCCCGGCCTGGTCGACGCCCACTGCCACGTCGGCCTCGACCAGCACGGCCCGGTCGACCCGGGCATCTCCGAGAAGCAGGCGCTCACCGACCGCGACACGGGCACCCTGCTGCTCCGCGACGCCGGTTCGCCCTCCGACACGCGCTGGATCGACGACCGCGAGGACCTGCCGCGGATCATCCGGGCCGGCCGGCACATCGCCCGCACCCGCCGCTACATCCGCAACTACGCGTGGGAGATCGAGCCCGAGGACCTGGTCGCCCACGTCCGCCGGGAGGCCCGGCGCGGCGACGGCTGGGTCAAGCTGGTCGGCGACTGGATCGACCGGGACACCGGCGACCTGTCCGCCTGTTGGCCGCGGGGCGCCGTCGAGGCCGCCATCGCCGCCGCCCACGAGGAGGGCGCCCGCGTCACCGCCCACTGCTTCGCCGAGGACTCCCTGCGGGACCTGGTCGAGGCCGGGATCGACTGCGTCGAGCACGCCACCGGGCTCACGCAGGACACCATCCCGCTCTTCGCCGAGCACCAGGTGGCCATCGTCCCCACCCTGGTCAACATCGCGACCTTCCCCGACCTCGCGGACGGCGGCCAGGCCAAGTTCCCGCGCTGGGCCGACCACATGCGCCGGCTCCACGCCCGCCGCTACGACACCGTCCGCGCCGCCCACGACGCGGGCATCCGGATCTTCGCCGGCACCGACGCCGGCGGCTCCCTCGCCCACGGGCTCGTCGCCGGCGAGGTCGCGGAGCTCGTCACCGCCGGTCTGCCCGCCCTCGACGCGCTCTCGGCCGCCACCTGGTCCGCCCGTGAGTGGCTCGGCCGCGACGGCCTCACCGAGGGCGCCTCCGCCGACCTGGTCGTCTACCCGGACGACCCGCGTGCCGACGTCCGCGTCCTGGCCGCGCCCCGGCGCATCGTGCTGCGCGGTCGCGTGGTGGGGTGA